The sequence TCGTCGCGGCGGTCGGGTTCGCCTTGCTGCTCTACGAAGTTGTCACCAGCGGCCAGGTCAAGGCGGAGCTGCAGTCCATCGTGAAGCAGGCCCTCAGTGCGCGAATGTGAGCGAGGGGCGGACGCGGGGTTCGTGACCGCGGAGGCGGCCGTGGTGCTGTCCGTGCTGGTGGCGTTCACCATGGCGCTGGTCTGGGGGCTGCTCGTGATGGCGGCCCGGATCCAGTGTGTGGACGCCGCCCGCACGGGCGCCCGGGCCGCCGCCCGGCAGGACCCGCCCGACGCGGTGGTGCAGGTGACGCGGGAGGCGGCCCCGCGCGGAGCGCGGGTGAGCGTCGCCCGCGAGGGCGACCAGGTCCGGGTGACCGTGGTCGCCAGGGCGCCGGTCCTGAGCGGATTGCCGTTCGAGGTCCGTGAGGAGGCCGTGGCGGCGGCGGAGGAGACCGTGGGATCCGGGCCGGGAACGGAGAAGGCGGAGACCGTGGAGCCTGGTTCGGATACGGCGGCGCACGGGGCCGCAGGACCTGGTTCGGGTGCGGCGGCGGAGCAGGCTGCGGGGTCTGGTGCGGGAGGGTCGGGTGACCGGGCCGGAGAGGCTGACTCCGGTACCGCGGGGGCTGCGGGGCCCGGTCCGGGCGGGGCGGCTGGAACAGGGGAGGCGGGTCCGTGAAGTGGTGTCCGCGTGAACGTCGGCGCTCGGATCGTGGGTCCGCCACGATCTGGAGCCTCGGGGTGATCGCCCTGCTCTGTGTGGTCTTCGGTGCCGTCCTCGCCCTCGGGCAGGCCGTCGTCGTCCGGCACCGGGCGGCCGGCGGCGCCGATCTGGCGGCGCTCGCGGCGGCGGACCACTGGGCCGAGGGCGGCTCTCGGGCCTGTGCCCGCGCCGACCGGGTGGCCGTGGCCCAGGGGACGCGATTGGTGCGGTGCGCGATCGTGGGGGAGATCTCGGACGTGACGACGGCCTCCGGACGGGGGCCGTTCGCGGCGGAGGTCAGGGCGAGAGCGGGGCCGGCTGGACCGATGCCGACTGGATCGATGCCGACTGGATCGATGCCGCCGGGAGCGGGGCAGTCGGGAGCGGGGCAGTCGGGACCCGTGCCGACCGGAGTGGGGCCGATGGGACCGGCTCCGTCCGCGCTCCCGGGGCGGAAGCCGGCCCCGGACGCCGCACCGCTCAGCCGCCCTCCGGACCCTTCTCCGGCGCCTCCTCCGGCCTCTCGTCCGGCCTCTCGTCCGGCCTCTCCTCCGGTGCCTCCCGCAGCAGCACCGTGAGGAGCCGGACCGCGCCCCTCTTGTGCAGCGGGTCGTTGCCGTTGCCGCACTTGGGGGACTGGATGCAGGACGGGCAGCCGGCCTCGCACTCGCAGGAGGCGATGGCCTCCCGGGTGGCGCTGAGCCAGGCGCGGGCGGTGCGGAAGGCGCGCTCGGCGAAGCCCGCCCCGCCGGGGTGGCCGTCGTACACGAAGACCGTCGGCAGGAGCGTGTCGGGGTGGAGCGGGACCGAGACTCCGCCGATGTCCCAGCGGTCGCAGGTCGCGAAGAGGGGCAGCATGCCGATCGAGGCGTGCTCGGCGGCGTGCAGGGAGCCGCCGAGGATCTCCGGGTTGATCCGGGCCTCGTCCAGCTGGTCCTCGGTGACCGTCCACCACACCGCGCGTGTGCGCAGCGTGCGAGGAGGGAGGTCGAGTTTCGTCTCGCCCAGCACTTCGCCCGTGATGAGACGTCTGCGGAGGAAGGAGACCACCTGGTTGGTGACCTCGACCGAGCCGTAGCACAGGCGGCCGGCGCCCCACGGCACCTCGATGTCCGTCTCCAGGACGGAGATGGACGTGATGTCACGGGCGACCGTCGAGTAGGGCGGGTCGGCCTGCTCGACCAGCGCGACCGAGTCCTCCAGGTCGAGGGAGCGGACGAGGTAGGTGCGGCCCTGGTGCAGGTGCACGGCGCCCTCGTGGACCGTGGAGTGGGCGGCGCCCGCGTCCACCGTGCCGAGCAGGCGTCCCGTGCCCTCCTCGACGACCTGCACGGGCTGCCCGCCCGCGCCCCGGATGTCGGTCAGGTCGGCGGCCCGCTCCCGGCGCGTCCAGTGCCAGGCCTTCGTCCGGCGGCGCAGCAGCTTCGCGTCCTCCAGCTGCGGCAGCAGCTCCTCGCAGGCGGGGCCGAAGAGGTCCAGGTCCTCCTCGGTCAGCGGGATCTCCGCGGCGGCGGCGCACAGATGCGGGGCGAGGACGTAGGGGTTGTCGGGGTCGAGGACCGTCGATTCCACCGGTTGGTCGAACAGGGCCTCGGGATGGTGGACGAGGAAGGTGTCCAGCGGGTCGTCGCGGGCCACCAGCACCGCCAGGGCGCCCTGCCCGGAGCGGCCCGCGCGGCCCGCCTGCTGCCACAGGGAGGCACGCGTGCCGGGGTACCCGGCGATCACCACCGCGTCCAGGCCCGAGACGTCCACGCCCAGCTCCAGGGCCGTCGTGGCGGCGAGGCCGAGCAGCTCGCCGGAGTGCAGGGCGCGTTCCAGGGCCCGGCGCTCCTCGGGGAGGTAGCCGCCGCGATAGGCGGCGACACGCCGGACGAGGGAGCGGTCGACCTCGGCGAGGCGCTCCTGGGCGATCACCGAGATCAGCTCGGCGCCGCGCCGGGAGCGCACGAAGGCGACCGAGCGCACACCCTGCAGGGTGAGGTCGGTCAGCAGATCGGCCGTCTCGGCGGTGGCGGTACGCCGTACGGGTGCGCCTTTCTCGCCGTGCAGTTCGGTGAGCGGGGGCTCCCACAGGGCGAACACGAGTTCCCCGCGCGGGGAGGCGTCGTCGGCGACCTCGACCACCGGCAGACCGGTCAGCCGGCGGGCGGCGACGGCGGGCTCCGCGGCGGTGGCGGAGGCCAGCAGGAACACGGGCGAGGCGCCGTAGCGGGCGCACAGGCGGCGTAGCCGGCGCAGCACCTGGGCGACGTGTGAGCCGAAGACGCCCCGGTAGGTGTGGCACTCGTCGATGACGACGTACTTGAGCGACTTCAGGAAGGAGGACCAGCGGGGGTGGGAGGGCAATATGCCCCGGTGCAGCATGTCGGGGTTGGTCAGGACGTAGTTGGCGTACTGGCGGATCCACTCGCGTTCCTCGAACGGGGTGTCGCCGTCGTACACGGCCGGGCGCACCGCGGCGCCCAGAGATTGTGAAAGTTCCTTCACCGACCGGCACTGGTCCGCCGCGAGCGCCTTGGTGGGGGCGAGGTAGAGGGCGGTGGCGCCACGACCGCCCACCCGTCGCCCGCCGCCACCCCGTGGAAGCGCTTCGCGCTGCTGCGCCCCTTGGGCGGGGGCCTCGGAACCGTCCAGCAGGGCCGACAGGACCGGCACGAGGTAGGCGAGGGACTTGCCCGAGGCGGTGCCGGTGGCGACGATCACCGACTCGCCGTCCAGGGCGTGCTCGGCGGCCAGCGCCTGGTGGGTCCAGGGGTGCTCGATGCCGCGCGCCTGCACCGCCGCGATCACTTCCGAGCGAATCCGGTCAGGCCAGACGGCATGCCGACCCGCGCGGGGGGGCAAGTGCTCCGTATGAGTGATGCGCGCGGAGCGGCTCGGCCCGGAGGCGAGCCGGCCCAGGACGGTGCCCGGAGACGGGCGGGAAGCCGGGTTCGCCGGGGGTTGATCGGATCGGTGATTCTTGGCCATCGGGACCGAGTGTGTCACTGGCGTGACGGACAATGGGGCCAAGGCGTCGTGCACGCCTGCCGGTAAGTGATTGAATGCCATCGCGGCTGGCGATGCGTCCCGGGGGCCGTAAGCCGAGATGTCCCGAGGGGCGACCGCTCGATAGCAAGGTGCTGGAGGATCCGTGGACCTGTCCCTGTCGACCCGTACCGTCGGCGATCGTACGGTCGTCGAGGTCGGTGGCGAAATCGATGTATACACCGCGCCCAAGCTGCGCGAGCAGCTGGTCGAGCTGGTGAACGACGGGAATTTCCACCTCGTCGTCGACATGGAGGGCGTGGACTTCCTCGACTCCACCGGGCTCGGCGTGCTGGTTGGCGGCCTGAAGCGGGTGCGTGCCCATGAGGGCTCGCTGCGCCTGGTCTGTAACCAGGAGCACATTCTGAAGATCTTCCGCATCACCGGCCTCACCAAGGTGTTCCCGATCCACACCTCGGTCGAGGAAGCGGTGGCGGCCACCGACTGACCCGGGGCCGCCCAGCCGGGTCCGGGCCGACCTTCGGCCCGGACGCCGGTAGGCCCCGCCTCGGGCCGGTGTGCCCGGGGCCCAGAAGTTCATCAGGGGGTGCGGGCTTTCGGCGGCCCCGCTCCCGTACCGCACGCCCGTAGTCGCGAGGGGGATGCATGGCCACCGTCGAACTCCGCTTCAGCGCGCTGCCCGAGCACGTCAGGACCGCCCGTCTGGTGGCGGCAGCGGTGGCACGCCGGGCCGGAGTGGACGAGGCCGTCCTCGACGAGGTCCGGCTCGCCGTGGGCGAGGCGTGCTCCCGTGCCGTCGGGCTGCACCAGATCAACGACATCACGGCACCCGTGAAGGTCGCGCTGATCGAGGAGGAGAAACAGTTCTCCATCGAGGTCGGCGACGAGGCCCCGCACGCGGCCCCCGCCGAGCGGGTGGCGGGTGGTGCCGCCGCGGACGCGGACGTCGAAGCCGAGGAGGACGAGATGGGCCTCGCGGTCATCAGCGGCCTCGTGGACGACGTGGAGGTCACCACGGGGGAGAGCGGCGGGCTGATCCGCATGACATGGCCGACCGCCCCGCCGGCCACCGCTCTCGTCTGATGCCGCGCGCACGGTGCTGAGCCGCCGTGCACACTGCACCGAAGGGCCCTGCTGAGCAGGGCCCTTCGTGTTGTTCCGGCACTGTTTCGAGCGGCCCCGGAATTCGTGAATCAATTCACGATCGATAGCCCGATAATTTGATCAAGCATCAATGTGGTCGTCAATGCCTTTGAGGCGTTACCACTTTCGGGTCCCCTGGCCTGACCTCGATCATTTGCTGAAGAGCACAAGAAGGCCAATTCCGTTTACCGCGCCCTGTTTAGATCACGGTCGGGTACCTACAATCCGTCCACATCTTGAGCTCAGCCCAAGCGTCAAGGAGGACGAATGGCGGGGCTTTCTACCCCTCATCAGTTTGGCCACCCCACAACCTTCGCAGCCGCAGTCCTGACCGACGACAACCGGATCATCGTGGCGGTGATCGCGGCCGTTGCCCTGGCCGCGCTCGTGGTCGCGGGCGTCCTGGTGCGCCAGGTGCTGGCGGCGGGCGAGGGCACCGACAGCATGAAGCGGATCGCCGAGGCGGTCCAGGAAGGTGCCAACGCGTATCTCGGCCGGCAGCTGCGCACACTCGGCGTATTCGCCGTCGCCGTGTTCTTCCTGCTCCTGCTGCTGCCCGCGGACGACTGGAATCAGCGCGCCGGACGATCGGTGTTCTTCCTGATCGGTGCGGTGTTCTCGGCGGCCACCGGCTATATCGGCATGTGGCTGGCCGTGCGCAGCAATGTGCGCGTCGCCGCGGCGGCCCGGGAAGCGACCCCGGCCGAAGGCGAACCCCAAAAAGATCTCACCACCGTCTCGCACACCGCGATGAAGATCGCATTTCGCACGGGCGGCGTCGTCGGCATGTTCACAGTGGGGCTCGGCCTGCTGGGCGCCTCCTGTGTGGTGCTGGTGTACGCGGCCGATGCTCCGAAGGTGCTCGAAGGCTTCGGCCTCGGCGCCGCCCTGATCGCCATGTTCATGCGTGTGGGCGGCGGCATCTTCACCAAGGCCGCCGACGTCGGCGCCGACCTGGTCGGCAAGGTCGAACAGGGCATTCCGGAGGACGATCCGCGCAATGCCGCGACCATCGCCGACAACGTGGGCGACAACGTCGGCGACTGCGCGGGCATGGCGGCCGACCTGTTCGAGTCGTATGCGGTGACCCTGGTGGCCGCGCTGATCCTCGGCAAGGCCGCGTTCGGCGACTCCGGGCTCGCCTTCCCGCTGCTCGTGCCCGCGATCGGTGTGCTCACCGCCATGATCGGCATCTTCGCGGTCGCTCCGCGGCGCAGCGACCGCAGCGGAATGTCGGCGATCAACCGCGGCTTCTTCATCTCCGCGGTGATCTCCCTCGCGTTGGTCGCGATCGCCGTCTTCGTCTACCTGCCGTCGAAGTACTCCGGCCTCAACGGTGTCTCGGACGCGGCGATCAAGGCCAAGGACGGTGACCCGCGGATCCTCGCCGTGGTCGCGGTCGCCATCGGCATCCTGCTCGCCGCCGTGATCCAGCAGCTGACCGGCTACTTCACCGAGACCAACCGCCGCCCGGTCAGGGACATCGGCAAGACCTCCCTCACGGGCCCGGCCACCGTCATCCTGTCCGGCATCTCGCTGGGCCTGGAATCGGCCGTTTACACCGCCCTGCTCATCGGCCTCGCCGTGTACGGCGCGTTCCTGCTCGGCGGTACGTCGATCATGCTGGCGCTGTTCGCGGTCGCCCTGGCCGGCACCGGTCTGCTCACCACGGTCGGTGTGATCGTCGCCATGGACACCTTCGGGCCGGTCTCCGACAACGCGCAGGGCATCGCCGAGATGTCCGGCGACGTCGAGGGCGCGGGCGCGCAGGTGCTCACCAACCTGGACGCGGTCGGCAACACGACCAAGGCCATCACCAAGGGCATCGCGATCGCCACCGCCGTCCTCGCGGCCTCGGCGCTCTTCGGGTCGTACCGGGACGCGATCACCACCAACGTGCAGGACGTGGGGGCGAAGCTGACCGGCCCCGGCTCACCGCTGAGTCTGTCGCTGGACATCTCGCAGCCCAACAACCTCGTCGGCCTCATCGCGGGCGCCGCGGTCGTCTTCCTCTTCTCCGGACTCGCCATCAACGCCGTGTCGCGCTCGGCCGGTTCGGTGGTGTTCGAGGTACGGCGGCAGTTCCGCGAGCACCCCGGGATCATGGACTACACCGAGAAGCCCGAGTACGGGCGCGTCGTGGACATCTGCACCAAGGACGCCCTGCGGGAGCTGGCCACGCCCGGTCTGCTCGCCGTCATGGCGCCGATCTTCATCGGGTTCACGCTCGGGGTCGGCGCGCTCGGCTCCTACCTCGCGGGCGCCATCGGCACCGGCACGCTGATGGCGGTGTTCCTCGCCAACTCCGGCGGCGCCTGGGACAACGCCAAGAAGCTGGTGGAGGACGGCCATCACGGCGGCAAGGGCAGCGAGGCGCACGCCGCCACGGTGATCGGCGACACGGTCGGTGACCCCTTCAAGGACACCGCGGGACCGGCGATCAACCCGCTGCTGAAGGTCATGAACCTGGTCTCGTTGCTCATCGCGCCCGCGGTGATCAAGTTTTCCTACGGCAGTGACAAGAGCATCGGCGTACGGGTCGCGATCGCGGTCCTCGCGCTCCTGGTGATCGTTGGCGCGGTGTACGTCTCCAAGCGGCGTGGCATCGCGGTCGGCGACGAGGAGGGCGCCGAACGGGTCGCCAACTCACCCGACCCGGCGGTGGTTTCGTAGGCCGTCTCGACGGGGCCTGCTCAACGGGCGGGCGGGTGGCACGTACTGACGTGCCGCCCGCCCGCTTTCCATATGTGGTCTCGCCCACGTCGTGAGCCTTCTCTCCCATGGTGCAAAGAGTCACAAAAGCGGACTTATGGAGTGCCCTCCATGTGGAGGACGTCGGTGTGCCGTGTAGATTCCGGGGGCCGAGAGCCATGGAAGGGACCGATCCGGTGAACAAGAAGCTCGCGGCCGCACTGTCCAGCGGTGCGGTACTGGTAGTGGCGCTGTCGGGATGCAGCAGCAAAAAGGACAGCGGCCCCGATCCCAAGCTGGTGGCCTGGGCCAAGACGGTGTGTGACGCGGTGCCCGCCCAGGACTCGAAGATCAGGGCGGCGAACGCGTCGATCGCCAAGATCGCCACAGACAGCAATCTGCCGCCCAAGACGGCCAAGGAAACGTACGCGCAGGCCTTCCAGGACATGGCCGGCGGCTACAAGGCGATCGCCTCCGCCATCAGCAGTGCGGGGGCGCCTCCCGGGGTGTCCGACGGCTCCAAGCGGCAGCAGGACGCCGCCAAGAACCTCAACGGCCTCTCCGCCTCGTACGCCGCCCTGAAGAAGAAGGTCGACGCGCTCGACACCAAGGACCAGGGCAAGTTCGCCAAGGGCCTGCACGACGTCGCCGACCAGACGAAGGAGATCGGCCAGCAGAGCAACAGCGGCACCGAGGCGCTGAAGCGGCTGGAGCAGGGCGACGTCAAGGCGGCGATCGCCAAGCAGCCCAGTTGCCAGGTCGCCGCGTCGGCGTCGGCCTCGTCGACGGCCGGCTGACATCGGCGGGCGGCCCGCGCTGAGGCAGCCTTCGGCGGCCGCCGCGGGCCACAATGGGGGGTGTGACTGACACCGGCCTCGCCCCCCTGCCCGCCACCGACCGGCCCGACGTCGCCGCGCGCCTGCGCGACGCCCTGCTCGCGGCCTCCTTCACCGCCGACGGACTGCTCGATCTGCTCGGCGCCCCCGCCTACGCGGCGCTGGCCCGCAGTGAGACCGTGCCCGCGCTCAGGGCGACCCGCGGCGACACGCCGTTGGAGGCGCTCGTGCGGCTGTTCCTGCTCCAGCAGCCGGTGCCCCACGCGCGTGTGGCGTCCGTTCTGCCCGTGGAGGAGGCCCTGGAGTGCGGGTGGCTCGCGCGTGTGGGCGGCGACGAGGTGGCCGCGACCGTGGACGTACGGCCCTACGGCGGTCCGGGCGGCGAGGACTGGTTCATCGTGTCCGACCTCGGGTGCGCGGTCGGCGGCGCGGGCGGTATCGGGCAGCGGGACGAGAGCGTCGTCCTGGGTGTCGGCGGCGCCTCCACGACCCTCGCCGGCATCACCGTGCGGACGCCCGTCGCCTCCGCGCTCGACCTCGGTACCGGCTCCGGCATCCAGGCACTGCACGCCTCGCAGCACGCCACGCGCGTGACGGCCACCGACCTCAATCCGCGCGCGCTGCACATCACCGCGCTCACGCTGGCACTCTCCGGCGCGCCGGCCGCCGATCTGCGCGAGGGCTCGCTGTTCGAGCCGGTCCGGGACGACGAGACGTTCGACCTGATCGTGTCCAACCCGCCCTTCGTGATCTCGCCGGGCGCCCGGCTCACGTATCGCGACGGCGGAATGGGCGGGGACGATCTGTGCCGCTCACTCGTTCAGAGGGCGGGGGAACGGCTGAACGAGGGCGGGTTCGCGCAGTTCCTCGCCAACTGGCAGCACGTCGCGGGGGAGGACTGGCAGGACAGGCTCAGGTCATGGGTGCCGCGCGGGTGCGATGCCTGGATCGTGCAGCGCGAGGTGCAGGACATCACGCAGTACGCCGAGTTGTGGCTCAGGGACGCGGGCGACCACCGCCAGGACCCCGTGGAGTACCAGGCGCGGTACGACGCCTGGCTCGACGAGTTCGAGGCGCGCAAGGTCAAGGCCGTCGGCTTCGGGTGGATCACCCTGCGCAGGACAGGGGCCGCCGAGCCGTCCGTCACCGTGGAGGAGTGGCCGCATCCGGTCGAACAGCCGCTCGGGGAGGTGATCCTGGCGCACTTCGACCGCCTCGACTATCTCCGGGAGCACGACGACGCGGCCCTGCTCGAAGGCCATTTCAGGCTGGTCGCCGAGGTGGTCCAGGAGCAGGTTGGGCTGCCCGGCGCCGAGGACCCGGAGCACGTGGTGCTGCGCCAGCACCGCGGGATGCGCCGCGCCACCAAGGTGGACACGGTCGGCGCGGGCTTCGCGGGCGTGTGCGACGGCACGCTGAGCGCCGGCCGGATCCTGGACGCCATCGCCCAACTCGTCGGCGAGGATCCGGTGTTGCTGCGCGACCGCACTCCCGCGCAGATCCGGCTGCTGGTGGAGCAGGGCTTCCTGGAGCCGGTGGTGTGAGACGAACCGGTGGTGTGAGACGCGGTACGGCGGCCGGGCGGGCCGTCGTACCCCGGCTACCCGGGCCGTAGTACGGGCGTCCGGATCGCCTTCGTACGCCCGAGGCGTGAGCGGGGACGCGCCGATGTCGGGAAAACGGCCGGAAAAATGCGGTGGGCGGGCTCCGGGGAATCTCGTTCGAGTGTTCGTTCGGTATCGCGTCGACCTTCCGTTCACCCTGATGTCGCCCCTCCGTCTCCCGCGCGTGCCACCCTCCCCGCGCTGGGTACGGGCGGACGGCACGAAAGGGGCGGGCGGGGTCATGGAGAGCGGGCCGGCGATCTTCGCGGGATTGGTGTTCGCCCTGTTCGGCGGCGCCCTGCTGGTGTGGACCGGGACCCGGGTGCGGCGTGGTGAACCAGTCGCCCAGGGTGTGAGCCAGGTCGCATCGGCCACCCTGGCCGGCGCCGTCGCGGTCGTCTCGCTGGGCCTCGGCGCCTACTGCCTCACCCGCCTCTGACGTCGGGGGCCGTACTGTCGTACGGGTAACTGGAGCATTACCCTCCGGACAGGGGCCGAGGGATCACCGGGGACTCCGGGCGGCAGGAATGGCGGGAGTCGGGTTACCGTTCGAGTGGCCGTTGTGGGCTTTTCCCGTTTGACACGGGGGCGGGATGTACCGTCACACTCCGCAGCGTCACACGAGCCAGAAGCACGCCGCGACCCCGGGACGAAGGCCCTGGGGAGGCCCCAGCGTCGACCGGAGAGAAGAGCGAAGTTGTCCCCGACCAGCGAGACCGCACAGGGCGGCCGCCGACTCGTCATCGTCGAGTCGCCTGCCAAGGCGAAGACGATCAAGGGCTACCTGGGCCCCGGCTACGTAGTCGAAGCGAGCGTCGGGCACATCCGCGACCTTCCCAACGGCGCCGCCGAGGTGCCGGAGAAGTACACCGGCGAGGTCCGCCGCCTCGGTGTGGACGTCGAACACGACTTCCAGCCGATCTATGTGGTCAACGCCGACAAGAAGGCGCAGGTCAAGAAGCTCAAGGACCTGCTGAAGGACTCCGACGAGCTCTTCCTCGCCACCGATGAGGACCGGGAGGGCGAGGCGATCGCCTGGCACCTCCAGGAGGTCCTCAAGCCGAAGATCCCGGTCAAGCGGATGGTCTTCCACGAGATCACCAAGGAGGCGATCCGCGAGGCCGTCGCCAACCCGCGCCAGCTCAACCAGAAGCTGGTCGACGCCCAAGAGACCCGCCGCATCCTCGACCGCCTCTACGGCTACGAGGTCTCGCCGGTCCTGTGGAAGAAGGTCATGCCGCGCCTGTCGGCAGGGCGTGTCCAGTCGGTGGCCACCCGTCTCGTCGTCGAGCGGGAACGCGAGCGCATCGCCTTCCGCTCCGCCGAGTACTGGGACCTGACGGGAACCTTCGCGACCGGCCGCGCCGGTGACCCGAGCGACCCGTCGTCCCTGGTCGCCCGTCTCCAGACCGTCGACGGCCGGCGCGTCGCCCAGGGCCGCGACTTCGACTCCGTGGGACAGCTCAAGACCGCGAACACCCTGCACCTCGACGAGGCGAACGCCCGCGCCCTCGCCGCCGCCCTGGAGAACACCCGCTTCTCCGTGCGGTCCGTCGAGTCCAAGCCGTACCGCCGCTCGCCGTACGCGCCGTTCCGTACGACGACGCTGCAGCAGGAAGCCAGCCGCAAGCTCGGCTTCGGCGCGAAGGCCACGATGCAGGTCGCGCAGAAGCTGTACGAGAACGGCTACATCACGTACATGCGTACGGACTCCACGACGCTGAGCGACACCGCCATCGCGGCCGCCCGCGCCCAGGTCACGCAGCTGTACGGCGCCGACTACCTGCCCCCGCAGCCACGCACCTACGCCGCCAAGGTGAAGAACGCCCAGGAGGCGCACGAGGCGATCCGTCCCTCGGGTGATCGTTTCCGCACCCCGGCGGAGACCGGCCTGACCGGCGACCAGTTCAAGCTCTACGAGCTGATCTGGAAGCGGACCGTGGCCTCCCAGATGAAGGACGCGACCGGCAACAGCGTGACCGTGAAGATCGGTGGCACGGCCGCCGACGGCCGCGACGTCGAGTTCAGCGCCTCCGGCAAGACGATCACCTTCCACGGTTTCCTGAAGGCCTATGTCGAGGGTGCCGACGACCCGAACGCCGAGCTGGACGACCGCGAGCGCCGGCTGCCGCAGGTGGGTGAGGGCGACCCGCTGTCCGCCGAGGAGATCACGGTCGACGGCCACGCCACCAAGCCGCCGGCCCGCTACACCGAGGCCTCCCTGGTCAAGGAGCTGGAAGAGCGCGAGATCGGCCGCCCGTCGACGTACGCGTCGATCATCGGCACGATCCTCGACCGCGGCTACGTGTTCAAGAAGGGCACGGCCCTGGTGCCGTCCTTCCTGTCGTTCGCCGTGGTCAACCTCCTGGAGAAGCACTTCGGGCGGCTCGTCGACTACGACTTCACCGCCAAGATGGAGGACGACCTCGACCGCATCGCCCGTGGTGAGGCGCAGGCCGTGCCGTGGCTGAAGCGGTTCTACTTCGGCGAGGGCACGGTCGCGGGTGCGGCCGAGGCCGGCAACGGCGACGGCGACCACCTCGGCGGCCTCAAGGAACTGGTCACCGACCTGGGCGCGATCGACGCGCGCGAGGTGTCCTCGTTCCCGGTGGGCAGCGACATCGTGCTGCGGGTCGGCCGCTACGGCCCCTACATCGAGCGCGGCGAGAAGGACACCGAGCAGCACCAGCGCGCCGACATCCCGGACGACCTGGCGCCGGACGAGCTGACCGTCGAGCTGGCCGAGGAACTGCTGGCCAAGCCGAGCGGCGACTTCGAGCTGGGCACCGACCCCGAGACCGGGCACGCGATCGTCGCCAAGGACGGCCGCTACGGCCCGTACGTCACGGAGATCCTCCCCGAGGGCACCCCGAAGACGGGGAAGAACGCGGTCAAGCCGCGCACGGCCTCGCTCTTCAAGTCGATGTCGCTGGACACGGTGACCCTGGAGGACGCGCTCAAGCTGATGTCGCTGCCGCGCGTCGTCGGCACCGACGCCGACGGCGTGGAGATCACCGCGCAGAACGGCCGCTACGGCCCGTACCTGAAGAAGGGCACGGACTCGCGCTCGCTGCAGACCGAGGACCAGCTGTTCACGATCACGCTGGAGGAGGCGCAGGCGATCTACGCCCAGCCGAAGCAGCGGGGCCGCGCGGCCGCCAAGCCGCCGCTGAAGGAGCTGGGCGCGGACCCGGTCTCCGGCAAGCCGGTCGTGGTCAAGGACGGCCGCTTCGGTCCGTACGTCACCGACGGCGAGACCAACGCGACCCTGCGCTCCGGCGACAGCGTGGAGACGATCACCCCGGAGCGCGGCTTCGAGCTGCTCGCCGAGAAGCGGGCGAAGGGTCCCGCCAAGAAGACGGCGGCGAAGAAGGCCCCGGCCAAGAAGGCCGCTCCGGCGAAGAAGACCGCGGCCAAGAAGACGGCGGCGAAGAAGACGACCGCGGCCGCGAAGAAGACCACGGCGAAGAAGACGACGGCCAAGAAGGCGACGGCTTCGAAGGCGACCGCCTCCG is a genomic window of Streptomyces griseochromogenes containing:
- the topA gene encoding type I DNA topoisomerase, with translation MSPTSETAQGGRRLVIVESPAKAKTIKGYLGPGYVVEASVGHIRDLPNGAAEVPEKYTGEVRRLGVDVEHDFQPIYVVNADKKAQVKKLKDLLKDSDELFLATDEDREGEAIAWHLQEVLKPKIPVKRMVFHEITKEAIREAVANPRQLNQKLVDAQETRRILDRLYGYEVSPVLWKKVMPRLSAGRVQSVATRLVVERERERIAFRSAEYWDLTGTFATGRAGDPSDPSSLVARLQTVDGRRVAQGRDFDSVGQLKTANTLHLDEANARALAAALENTRFSVRSVESKPYRRSPYAPFRTTTLQQEASRKLGFGAKATMQVAQKLYENGYITYMRTDSTTLSDTAIAAARAQVTQLYGADYLPPQPRTYAAKVKNAQEAHEAIRPSGDRFRTPAETGLTGDQFKLYELIWKRTVASQMKDATGNSVTVKIGGTAADGRDVEFSASGKTITFHGFLKAYVEGADDPNAELDDRERRLPQVGEGDPLSAEEITVDGHATKPPARYTEASLVKELEEREIGRPSTYASIIGTILDRGYVFKKGTALVPSFLSFAVVNLLEKHFGRLVDYDFTAKMEDDLDRIARGEAQAVPWLKRFYFGEGTVAGAAEAGNGDGDHLGGLKELVTDLGAIDAREVSSFPVGSDIVLRVGRYGPYIERGEKDTEQHQRADIPDDLAPDELTVELAEELLAKPSGDFELGTDPETGHAIVAKDGRYGPYVTEILPEGTPKTGKNAVKPRTASLFKSMSLDTVTLEDALKLMSLPRVVGTDADGVEITAQNGRYGPYLKKGTDSRSLQTEDQLFTITLEEAQAIYAQPKQRGRAAAKPPLKELGADPVSGKPVVVKDGRFGPYVTDGETNATLRSGDSVETITPERGFELLAEKRAKGPAKKTAAKKAPAKKAAPAKKTAAKKTAAKKTTAAAKKTTAKKTTAKKATASKATASGAED
- a CDS encoding N5-glutamine methyltransferase family protein, which translates into the protein MGGVTDTGLAPLPATDRPDVAARLRDALLAASFTADGLLDLLGAPAYAALARSETVPALRATRGDTPLEALVRLFLLQQPVPHARVASVLPVEEALECGWLARVGGDEVAATVDVRPYGGPGGEDWFIVSDLGCAVGGAGGIGQRDESVVLGVGGASTTLAGITVRTPVASALDLGTGSGIQALHASQHATRVTATDLNPRALHITALTLALSGAPAADLREGSLFEPVRDDETFDLIVSNPPFVISPGARLTYRDGGMGGDDLCRSLVQRAGERLNEGGFAQFLANWQHVAGEDWQDRLRSWVPRGCDAWIVQREVQDITQYAELWLRDAGDHRQDPVEYQARYDAWLDEFEARKVKAVGFGWITLRRTGAAEPSVTVEEWPHPVEQPLGEVILAHFDRLDYLREHDDAALLEGHFRLVAEVVQEQVGLPGAEDPEHVVLRQHRGMRRATKVDTVGAGFAGVCDGTLSAGRILDAIAQLVGEDPVLLRDRTPAQIRLLVEQGFLEPVV